The DNA window CACAGTGCCGGAGTCGCCTGACGCCGACGAATTTGAAAAAGCGGTAAAACCCCACGTTCTTGGTACGGCAAAACTCATTGGCATCTACGAAAGATGAAAGGGATCAGGCAAGTAGAACGGCTATGACTCCCGTTAGAAAAATTCCATCGAATGTTCCTGCACCGCCTATGGATACAACAGGAGCTCTGAGCTCCTGTATCCTTTTCAGGTTCAGGATGTCGGCGCCTATAAGTGTTCCCAGAGTACCTCCGATATAAGCCGTACCGGGAGCCCAGTCGGGAGCAAGAATCAATGCGACGATGGCGGCTACCAACGGGGGAATTAGCATGGGTGTTGCTATTCCAATTCCCGGTATAGGCCTTGCCATCTTGTGTACCACCGCCGTTACAATGATGACGGCAATTAGAGTTCTAAAGAAGACGGGTGATTGAAGCCATAGATGTAAAGATAATAGCACGGGGATTACGGCTCCCCCCACGTTCACTGCGATTATCATCTCTCTTTCATAAAACCACCTCGGCGGACGGTACCTGATTCCGAAAAAGGTGATAATGTCGAATTCAGGAACGTGATCGGCCACGCGAACACGCCTGATAGGTATGTTTATCATACTCCCAAGCATTGACAGCAGGAGCAGTAGAAAAAGCATGTCGGGAGGTATACCCAGCTTGGAAAAGGCAATGGTGATTATCCCCCATTTGACGAAAACGAAGAGCAGAAAAAGCAAAAAGAGAAAGATGATGAAAAAAAGGAACAGAAAAGGCGGGAAGAATAGCATAGCATTCTCCTGGAAGTAGGTCACATCACGTCTCTTACGGAAGGTTCTACGTGAGGAGCAAACTGACGGAAGTTATCTCGAAACAGGCCTTTTAACTTTGTCACCTGCTCTTCGTACCGTTTCAGGTTCTCCCAGGTTGCATAAGGTCTTAGCAGTTCGTCTGGAACTTCCGGGCAGGCCCTGGGTATGTAAAGACCGAAATAAGGTTCTTTCTCGAAAGGAACATTCTCGAGCATCCCGTCGAGAGCGGCGGTAACCATACTCCTCGTGTAACGGATGGGAATTCGTTCTCCTACACCGTAAGGTCCTCTAATCCATCCGGTATTGATAAGCCAGCAGTTCGGTTTATAAAGCTCGATCTTTTCCCTGAGAAGCTCTGCATATCGAAGGGGCGAAAGAATCATGAAAGGGGCTCCGAAACAGGTACTGAAGGTCGCAACGGGTTCAACTATACCGGCTTCGGTTCCCGCAACCTTGGCAGTGTACCCCGATAGAAAGTGATAAACTGCCTGCTCAACCGTCAATTTTGCGATAGGCGGCAATACACCAAAGGCATCACAGGTCAGCATGACAACATCGGTTGGATGGTCTGCCCGTCCGTCCTGCAAAGCATTGTCGATATAATGAATGGGAAAGGCTGCCCTTGTGTTCTCTGTTATGGACGCGTCATCAAGATCCAGCATTCTGGTTTCTTCATCGTAGATAACGTTTTCAAGGATGGTTCCAAACATCCTCGTGCATTTGTATATCTGTGGTTCCGCTTCGGGAGATAGCCTTATCACCTTTGCATAGCAGCCACCCTCAAAATTAAAAACCCCCTTTTCGGTCCACCCGTGTTCATCGTCCCCAACAAGGGCTCTGTTCGGATCTGCAGAAAGACTCGTTTTGCCTGTGCCTGACAGTCCGAAAAACACGGCAGAACGGCCGTTACG is part of the Thermodesulforhabdus norvegica genome and encodes:
- the pckA gene encoding phosphoenolpyruvate carboxykinase (ATP); its protein translation is MDLDKDREILACHGFRNLKSVHRNLCPPKLYEHAIRRSEGVIAHMGPLVVRTGKYTGRTPRDRFIVQEPSSEGQIWWGEINKPFDPEKFEHLLHRLLAYFERRSVFVQDCYVGAEEKYRVPLRVITEHAWQSLFAYNMFLRIPGNSDLDTFKPEFVVIAAPNFEADPAIDGTASEAFILIHLARRIVIIGGTGYGGEIKKSIFTIMNYLMPQQGVFPMHCSANVGRNGRSAVFFGLSGTGKTSLSADPNRALVGDDEHGWTEKGVFNFEGGCYAKVIRLSPEAEPQIYKCTRMFGTILENVIYDEETRMLDLDDASITENTRAAFPIHYIDNALQDGRADHPTDVVMLTCDAFGVLPPIAKLTVEQAVYHFLSGYTAKVAGTEAGIVEPVATFSTCFGAPFMILSPLRYAELLREKIELYKPNCWLINTGWIRGPYGVGERIPIRYTRSMVTAALDGMLENVPFEKEPYFGLYIPRACPEVPDELLRPYATWENLKRYEEQVTKLKGLFRDNFRQFAPHVEPSVRDVM
- a CDS encoding DUF1614 domain-containing protein, which produces MLFFPPFLFLFFIIFLFLLFLLFVFVKWGIITIAFSKLGIPPDMLFLLLLLSMLGSMINIPIRRVRVADHVPEFDIITFFGIRYRPPRWFYEREMIIAVNVGGAVIPVLLSLHLWLQSPVFFRTLIAVIIVTAVVHKMARPIPGIGIATPMLIPPLVAAIVALILAPDWAPGTAYIGGTLGTLIGADILNLKRIQELRAPVVSIGGAGTFDGIFLTGVIAVLLA